In the genome of Alphaproteobacteria bacterium, the window AATACCTCGCTGCCAAGAAAGGAATTTTTGAGAAAGAGAAACCGCTTTATTATGACTCGAATCGAAAAGAATTTGATGCCCTTAGTAATATTCACAAACGGACAACTTTAGTCACTGATACAAGTTTTTTAATCTCGGAGTTGTTGCTTCGGGCAGCCTCGAAGGTGAAATCCCCTACCCGTAATCATTGGATCGTGTCTTCTGTCAGAGTCTTGAGTCATCTGAAAAAGGAAGAAACGCAAGAGCGCTTACCACGTTTACGGGCTTGGTTTTCTGAATTGATTGCCCTCGACACTCTAGAACCAATAACAGGACTCTATAGAAAGGATTGGGACCAAGATTTATCTTCCTACTTAACTCCAGACCTCACGCAATGCATCTTGAGGGGCCAATCACTTCACACCTCCGATTTTCATGCTTACGCCCTCTTAGGCTACTGCAAAGAAGTATTAGAAATTTGGCGCGCGTTAACGCCTCCAAAACCATTTCAAGAGCTCGCGGTCACCTCCCAAAATCTTGCCCAACTCCAGAAACTCATGAAGTTTAAGGGGTCAAGCCCGTTCGTGAAGATGTTTGCGCTGCAATGCTTCCAACAGTTTCGAGGCGCTTCAAACTTGCTCCAAGATTATGAAGGGGACAAAGATCAAGTTTTGAAAGACCTGGACGCCTGTATTTTACAACTGAAAGTATCGCTCTTTGAATCTGCGTTTTATCAATACAACAGTTTGAGCGAACGGCAACAAGTGATTTTTTATGCGCTCGAAAACTGGGGCGAAGATTATCTCTCAGCCGTAAGAAGACATGAAACTCTCACCATAGATCACCTTAAAACGGTTGCTCGTTGGCATGAGATATTTTTCTTAAATATCTATCACATCGAGAAACAATCCTCGTACCAACGAGAGATGGGTGAGATATTTGGCGCTTGTGAATTCTTTAAGGTCAATGACTCAGTTCAAGCTTTTCTTGCGAAGTGGAAACCTGAATTTGCACGCCTTCTAGAGTGGGATACTTATGAGCACGAAAGCAGATCCGACTATAAACCCCTTGGCTTGAGATATTATTTGAGGGAGGATCATCCCTGGCATCAAGCCGTTGCCATAGAAGCTCCACCAGAGCGCAACGCAAGGTTACTGGAAATTGCAACAACAGAAACAGACCTCCGTCTTTCCTGGCTCATCTCTCTTTATGCCTTAAGAGAAGCTGAGAGTGCTCTAAAGGAAGCAAATACCAAAATCGGACAAGACAATGATCATGTACGCTGGGCCACGATTCGGGAATTAGAAGATAAAAAACAAAATTACTGGGACAAAAAAGAACCAACCTTAAAGGAAGCCCAAGAAAGTCTTGAAAGACACACAAAGGAATCACACTTCTATGAAGGCCAAATTCCCAAACTCCGTCAGCTCATGGTGAAATGTGCTTTAACTCTTGCGCAAACAGGTACAGAGGATTTCGAGAAACATAAACCTCGGTGGTATAGCCACGCCGTGGAAGGGCTTTTGAAGACCGGTGATACACCACAGCTTTTACGCATCCTTCCTGAAGCAGGAAAGTATCTTGATCCAGACTCAAGACAAAATATGAGAGTAACGAGTTCCCTTTGTGAAGTCTGCGCACAAAAGCTCAATCAAGAAACCGTGCGCCTCGACGACCTTGATTTGAGCTTCTTAACTGGGGAACACCCTTTACGTCAAGATAGAACGCAAAGCGCTCTCCAAAACTATTTAGAAACTCTTGGAACACAAAAATATCAACCGAAACTCGGCCCTGATGGAAAAGTATTAGATGATAACTGGCAGCGCGAAAGGGATTGGGGAACTTTGAGAGCGAGGCTTCTTATTTTAACAACCTCAATGATTCTTGAAGCGCACAAACAAGCCTACAAATCGGAGCCTTCAGAGGAGGGTAAAAGCGCTCTGATTGCTGCTTATTCTGATCTCATGAACATTTACCACACCCAATTCTGGAGTTCCAAACCATCTCCCCAAATATGGAAAGGATTGTATGTACTTATCAGAGATGTGCCTTCAAATAAGCTCTCTGCTGATCTCATTACCAACATTCATTGGGCCTATTATGGCCGACTCATGGAAGGCGACAATGCCTTACTGGCGGAACTTACAAGCGATGAGATTGCGAAACTTCGAGAAATCATGCTCATTTATAGGCTTATTGAGATCAGAAATTCTACGGAAACTTATTTTTCTCAGCCGTCTGAAATTGCCAGCAATGAGGAGCCCCTTGGTAAAGTTCTTCAGATCAGAGATATTTCATCCAATCACGATGACTCTGCCCTTTTGAGAGCATTGCGATTGCAGGAGCTTATCCCCTTTGAATCAGACCTTCCAAAAAGAATTGTTCTCATGTATGCAGCACAGTCAGCCTTTCGTACTTTAGACAAGCATCTGCAAAAGTTTGCTGTCCTTGCCTTCCTTGCGAATGGTTATGTTACTGCCCTCGCCGATGGTACTTTGCCCACCTTTCTTGAAGAATTAAATAAAGAGGGGAATGATCCGAAAAAAGAGGAAGAAAAGAAGCCGATAGATGAAGCCGCTTTTGTTGAAAAGACTTTTAGCGAGCTCGACAAACCTCTTAAAGTTCTCCTAAAGCGAAGTGAGAAGATTCCCAGTGTTAAAAAGGTTGTTGATGCAGCCGCCAATTATAGGAAATCTGAAACAAGAAAAGATCAGAAAACTTGGTATTACGGAGAGGATGCTCTTGAGAGAGAACAGGCTGATAAACTTGAACAAGAACGCAAATTTCTAACCACTCGAACAGACTTTGCCAAAGCTTCTTGGGAATTTTGTGAGACAATTTTCAAGAAATCTAAGGAAGTACATATGGCTCTCTTACAAAGCCTTTTGGACTATCACGATCAAACTGAGGGGCTTGACCAACTCTTATGGAAAGTTAGATGTGCCCGTGAAGCCTTAAGGGTTGAAGAAAATTACCCCCACACACTTTCTTCCGATTTAAGTGTCCGGTTTTGCTCCTTTTGGAAAGAGATCATTGAATCGATTGAATCCGGACAATTGCCTAAAAGTGTCACAGAATCACTCGTAAAAGGAATGCCAGAAGAACTTGCAAAGGCCGGTATTAGATACCCTGGAATCAAACCATTAGCCTCAGCCACTTATCTCGCAGCAAGAGCCCATTTTAATTTATTGAAATATATTGTTGCAAAAGGTGATAGTGATTCTTGTCAAAAGGTTTCTACCTGTTTATATCAACCGCAACGTCAGTGTGAAGATCCACTATTTGGCATTTTAATAGACAAATCAAGGAACCATCCCACACCTCCAAGAAATATTGTTACCCATAGTATTGCCCAAGATACACGTCAAATGATGGAAAACTTGTTGTCCGTTTTGACGACCGATTCCCGAGGTGAGGGGATAGAGAGTGCACAAAAACCAGCAGAATTGCAAACCATCGCTGTTACTATCGTCGAGAACCTCATCCTTCGAAGTTTTTACGAGCAGTGATCTAAATTCTTTATAACTATTTTAGAGAATGGACTCTTGTAGGCAAAGGAACAGAGAACAGATCCAAAGAGCAGTTGAAGGGGCACCTCACGCAGCCAAGTTATGGGTAAGCTCCGAAAAATCAATATCACTCAACCATTTTTGGCGTTCCTCTTTTAAGCGGCCGCCAGCAATGGCAGCACGAATGGCCTCAAGGAGACGATTCATGAAGGCAACATTGTGCATGGTGATGAGCGTCATAGCCAATAATTCTTGCGCTTTCAAGAGATGATGCAGATAGGCTCTAGAATACGTCTGGCACGTGGGACACGGACAATCCGGCTCAATGGGATTGGGGTCCTCGCGGCAGGCGCTGTTGCGTAAATTCAAATGATCGGCCCCTTCTACCAAAGCATGCGGTGGGCGAACAAGTGCACCCCCATGGCGTGCCAGGCGGGTGGGATGAACGCAGTCAAAGGTATCAATTCCTTGGGCCACGCCTTCAAAGATATCCCGAATGCCCCCAATACCCAGCAAGTGGATGGGGCGATTGGGATCAAGCCTCTGAGCCGCCATGGCCACAACCTCGTACATCTGTTCCTTATTTGCCCCCAAAGACCCCCCAATGGCATGGCCAAAGAAAGGCTGGCTGTTCACAAAATCACAGGCTTCCCGGCGCAAATCTTCGTATACGCCCCCTTGGATAATGCCATAAAGGGATTGGCTGCCATTGTCATGCCTTTGAAACTCTTGAAGGCTTCGCAACCCCCATCGATGACTCATCTGAAGAGATCGCTGGGTATAGACCTTATCCACATGAAAAGGGGTGCACTCATCCAGCACAACCACCAGGTCTGGACCCAGAAGCCGTTGGGTTTCTATTGCCTTTTCAGGTGTTAGAAGATGGGTGGATCCGTCAAGATAAGACTTAAAACGTGCCCCTTCTTCCGTTATTTTAAGAAGCGTCTTCGGCCGAGTGCCCATACGCTTTCCCTTAATTTCAGCCGCAACAGACCCATGGCCAAGGCTAAAGATCTGAAACCCACCGGAATCTGTCAACATGGGACCATCCCACCCCATAAATTTATGCAAGCCCCCCATTTTAGCCACAATCTCAGCGCCAGGTTGGAGCATCAGGTGATAGGTGTTTGATAAAATGAACTGAGTTCCGCATTCGCGCATTTGATCGGGCGTAACAGCCTTGATGGCAGCCTTGGTGGCACAAAAGATAAAGGCTGGCGTTTCCACAGACCCATGGGGGGTTTGTAAATATCCAAGACGCGCGCGAGAATCACTTGAGGGATACTGGTATGAGAAGGAAAAGTCGGACATGGGTTATAAATCTTTCACATTAAGCAGCTTCAAGAACTTCTTGAGCGTGGTCATCCAGGTTAGATTTTGAAGCGGTGGGCAAGCACAAATAACTTAAGTACATGATCGGGGTCGACATAACCGCAACCATTCCTCGGGCGATGTACGTTCCCAAAATATACGTAAAGATCAACGAATACAAGCCGATCGGTTCAGGGCTCAAAACAACCCAAGCCAAAACACTAAAGATTGTATTATCAACCAAACCGGACAAAAGTGTCGCAACGTTGGTGCGCAACCACAGCCACCGTCGGTTCGTCCGTTGGCTAATCCATTCAAAGACATAAATGTCCATAAATTGACTTAAAACATAAGCCAACAAGCCAGCGAGCAAGATACGAGGAGACGGTGTGAAAAGACTCATCATCGCCCCATGGGCCTTATCCCCTTCTGGCGAGACAAAGCCGAGGGTAATGACCATCAATGTGGTCATCAAGATATGACCCGCAAAGCTCAGCCACACCCCTTTACGGGCAACGGCCTTGCCATAATGTTCTGTCAGAATGTCACTGACCAAATAAGTCGTTGCAAACGTAACCGTCCCAAGGGCGACAGGTTCAGGAGAAAAGAAAAAGGTGGATGTTTTTAAGACTTGAACGTTAGCGACAATGACGATTACCGCATTGTACATGTAGAGACCAGCAATCCCAAACACTCGGAAGAAGAACAGAATCGTTGCCACACACCCCAATAGACTTAAAAAGGCGAGACTCTCTGTAGATAGGGACTGCAAAAACTCAATAACAGGAATAATAAATGAGGTATCCATATAAATCAGACTTTATGGGTTAGGTTAAAAAAAGCCTGAGACACAATGCCACGGGCTTTAAAAAACTAACCTCGTGCAGCTTATGCTGCCGTAGCGGGAGCCGAGGTACGCTTTTGAACAATTTTTTTCAAGCGAATCAACTCAGGTGTCAATTTTAAAGAAGAGGCCTTCACCAGGTACGCATCAATGCCGCCGTGAAACTCTACGGTGCGAATTGCATTTGTAGAAAGGCGAAGACGTACCATACGACCTAAAGATTCGCTCATAAAGGACGTTTCTTGCAAATTAGGCAAAAAACGACGCCGTGATTTGTTGTTTGCGTGGCTAACGTTGTTCCCATAAAGAACGGCCTTGCCTGAAATTGGACATCGCCTTGACATAATAAATCTCCCTAAATTCATTCTATAACGAAAAGTTATCTTTTTATTACGCGATCTTACTCACTTCGTCAAGTGTTCTCTATCTAGACCTTTTCTAAAATATATTAACCTTTTCGTAAGGATTATTCTTTTAAGATCATGGTTATGTGCCGAAGTTGGGAGAATTGCATCTTCCCGCACAATCAATTTTTTGGCAAAACGCAGTGGTAAGGAACGAGGAGTAATTCAAAATGGCAAAGAGGAGCATCACAAGTATTAGGACAATTTCAGCCTCAACGGGACTGATTGTGATCGGCATTCTTTGTTATATGATATCGAGCACTCCAACCACCTCCACCTCGTCTTCATTAGAATTGGAACCCTATTTCACCTACTCCGAAGAAGATCTTAAGCCTCTTGAAGTCTTAAATTCTGACAAAGTCATTACAGAAAATGAACTAAGTCATTGGGTTCAAGTAGCCTTTAATTTGGTAAAGCTTGATCTTAATGAAATTGACACAACACGTGTCTATGCTTATCTGTTTACGGCCCAAAAGGACGCCGCGGCCATCTCCTACAAGCTAAAGAACAAATTAGCCGGCTCTTTGTCTGCCGTTTCCACAAAAACTTTATGTCTCGTTGTGCCAGACAAATGTTTATTAATTCCTAAAGGGGAAGAACCGGATCCTTACTCTTTGAAAGTTGCCGAAATTGTAACAAAAAAGGTTAAGGAGCGCATTCGCCAAGAAAAGGAAGTCCTAGATTCTGCTCCGCCTTCTAAGATACCCGACGGTTGGCCCAAAGAAAAACCTATCTATGGAAGCAATTTTGGCCACATGAAGCCGTGGCTTCTTAAATCAGGCAATCAATTTCGTCTTGCAGATCCAAAGGCCTATAGTCCAGAAGGAATTAAGCAACAAAAGGAAGAGCTTTTAAAGATTCTTTCTTCAATTACCAATGAACAACTTGCGACGGCTAAAAAATGGGCGGCGGCTAAAGGATCAATTTCTTTGTCGGGCCAATGGATCGAAATTGCAGATGATTATATGGCCAAGCATCCGATACCTTTAGAACGTGCAATGATCATTCGATCGGTTCTTTCTATGGGGATAGCGGATGCGACGATTGCCTATTTTGACACGAAGTACACCTATTGGAAGTTACGCCCTGCCAGACAATTTGCTGATTTGAGTTCAAAGATAAGAAGCCCTGGAAGCCCAAGTTACCCTTCTGGCCATTCGACCATAGCTATGGCAGCAGCCATTATTATGGATCACTACTTCCCTGAGAACCAAACGGAATGGGACAAGACTGCTGAAGAGATCGGTCAATCCCGTCTATGGGGAGGCGTCCACTTTCCTGTTGACGACTATGATGGACTGGAGTTAGGTCGAAAAATCGGTGATTGGGTTGTTAA includes:
- the tgt gene encoding tRNA guanosine(34) transglycosylase Tgt, with the protein product MSDFSFSYQYPSSDSRARLGYLQTPHGSVETPAFIFCATKAAIKAVTPDQMRECGTQFILSNTYHLMLQPGAEIVAKMGGLHKFMGWDGPMLTDSGGFQIFSLGHGSVAAEIKGKRMGTRPKTLLKITEEGARFKSYLDGSTHLLTPEKAIETQRLLGPDLVVVLDECTPFHVDKVYTQRSLQMSHRWGLRSLQEFQRHDNGSQSLYGIIQGGVYEDLRREACDFVNSQPFFGHAIGGSLGANKEQMYEVVAMAAQRLDPNRPIHLLGIGGIRDIFEGVAQGIDTFDCVHPTRLARHGGALVRPPHALVEGADHLNLRNSACREDPNPIEPDCPCPTCQTYSRAYLHHLLKAQELLAMTLITMHNVAFMNRLLEAIRAAIAGGRLKEERQKWLSDIDFSELTHNLAA
- a CDS encoding queuosine precursor transporter, translated to MDTSFIIPVIEFLQSLSTESLAFLSLLGCVATILFFFRVFGIAGLYMYNAVIVIVANVQVLKTSTFFFSPEPVALGTVTFATTYLVSDILTEHYGKAVARKGVWLSFAGHILMTTLMVITLGFVSPEGDKAHGAMMSLFTPSPRILLAGLLAYVLSQFMDIYVFEWISQRTNRRWLWLRTNVATLLSGLVDNTIFSVLAWVVLSPEPIGLYSLIFTYILGTYIARGMVAVMSTPIMYLSYLCLPTASKSNLDDHAQEVLEAA
- the rpmB gene encoding 50S ribosomal protein L28 is translated as MSRRCPISGKAVLYGNNVSHANNKSRRRFLPNLQETSFMSESLGRMVRLRLSTNAIRTVEFHGGIDAYLVKASSLKLTPELIRLKKIVQKRTSAPATAA
- a CDS encoding vanadium-dependent haloperoxidase — protein: MAKRSITSIRTISASTGLIVIGILCYMISSTPTTSTSSSLELEPYFTYSEEDLKPLEVLNSDKVITENELSHWVQVAFNLVKLDLNEIDTTRVYAYLFTAQKDAAAISYKLKNKLAGSLSAVSTKTLCLVVPDKCLLIPKGEEPDPYSLKVAEIVTKKVKERIRQEKEVLDSAPPSKIPDGWPKEKPIYGSNFGHMKPWLLKSGNQFRLADPKAYSPEGIKQQKEELLKILSSITNEQLATAKKWAAAKGSISLSGQWIEIADDYMAKHPIPLERAMIIRSVLSMGIADATIAYFDTKYTYWKLRPARQFADLSSKIRSPGSPSYPSGHSTIAMAAAIIMDHYFPENQTEWDKTAEEIGQSRLWGGVHFPVDDYDGLELGRKIGDWVVKKIKSQQS